A genomic window from Nocardioides jiangxiensis includes:
- a CDS encoding thiazole synthase, with protein sequence MADALTIAGVELASRLFLGTGGLPRPALLDPVLAAARPGLVTVSMRRASGTSDGGLLGTLAAHGVRLLPNTAGCRTAREAVLTAELAREALETDWVKLEVIGDEVSLLPDAIELLDAAEQLVRRGFVVLPYTTDDPVLARRLEDAGCAAVMPLGSPIGSGLGILNPHAIEAVVASVSVPVVLDAGVGTASDAALALELGCSAVLAATAITRADDPVAMATALRLGVEAGHAARAAGRIPRRAGARASSPMAGLIS encoded by the coding sequence GTGGCTGACGCGCTGACCATCGCCGGCGTCGAGCTCGCCTCCCGCCTCTTCCTCGGCACCGGCGGCCTGCCGCGGCCGGCCCTGCTGGACCCCGTCCTCGCGGCGGCGCGACCGGGCCTCGTCACGGTCTCGATGCGGCGTGCCTCCGGCACGTCCGACGGTGGCCTGCTGGGGACGCTCGCGGCCCACGGCGTACGGCTGCTGCCCAACACCGCCGGCTGCCGGACCGCGCGGGAAGCCGTCCTCACGGCCGAGCTGGCCCGTGAGGCGCTCGAGACCGACTGGGTGAAGCTCGAGGTGATCGGGGACGAGGTCTCGCTGCTGCCCGACGCGATCGAGCTGCTCGACGCGGCCGAGCAGCTGGTGCGCCGCGGCTTCGTCGTCCTCCCGTACACGACCGACGACCCCGTCCTGGCCCGTCGCCTCGAGGACGCCGGCTGCGCGGCGGTCATGCCGCTGGGGTCGCCGATCGGCTCCGGCCTGGGCATCCTCAACCCCCACGCGATCGAGGCCGTCGTCGCCTCCGTGTCCGTGCCGGTCGTCCTCGATGCCGGCGTCGGCACTGCCTCCGACGCCGCCCTCGCCCTGGAGCTGGGCTGCTCGGCCGTGCTGGCGGCCACGGCGATCACCCGCGCCGACGACCCGGTGGCGATGGCCACGGCACTCCGGCTCGGGGTCGAGGCCGGCCACGCCGCGCGTGCCGCGGGCCGGATCCCCCGGCGGGCAGGCGCTCGGGCCTCTTCGCCGATGGCAGGGCTGATCTCGTGA
- a CDS encoding thiamine phosphate synthase, which yields MNLPRLLLLTDRSQLPLGRSLVSAVADCVDAGLTHVVVRELDETPLARMALVAALTEVGATVISAHDALHGAAGVHLPSSAATVAPRDLPWGRSCHSATEVHVAAAAGAAWATLSPFAATASKPGRRPIERGEYAVAATAGIPVFALGGITPENAVDAIACGADGLAVMGAVMRAADPASVVRELLDLLEDAPW from the coding sequence GTGAACCTTCCCCGCCTGCTCCTGCTGACCGACCGCAGCCAGCTGCCGCTGGGTCGCTCGCTGGTCTCGGCCGTCGCGGACTGCGTCGACGCCGGGCTCACCCACGTGGTCGTGCGGGAGCTGGACGAGACGCCGCTGGCGCGCATGGCGCTGGTCGCCGCCCTGACCGAGGTCGGCGCGACGGTCATCTCCGCGCACGACGCGCTCCACGGCGCAGCCGGGGTGCACCTCCCGTCGAGCGCGGCCACGGTCGCGCCCCGCGACCTGCCGTGGGGCCGCTCGTGCCACTCCGCCACCGAGGTGCACGTCGCGGCCGCTGCCGGCGCGGCGTGGGCGACGCTCTCCCCGTTCGCCGCGACGGCCTCGAAGCCCGGCCGCCGGCCGATCGAGCGCGGGGAGTACGCCGTTGCTGCCACGGCCGGGATCCCGGTCTTCGCACTCGGTGGCATCACCCCGGAGAACGCCGTGGACGCGATCGCCTGCGGTGCCGACGGGCTCGCGGTCATGGGTGCGGTCATGCGCGCTGCCGACCCGGCCTCCGTCGTACGGGAGCTGCTGGACCTGCTCGAGGACGCGCCGTGGTGA
- the thiS gene encoding sulfur carrier protein ThiS, translating into MNLTVNGSPRACADAATVASLVADVLGGPVQGSAVAVNGEVVPRAAHTATRLNDGDVVEIVTAVQGG; encoded by the coding sequence ATGAACCTCACCGTCAACGGGTCACCGCGCGCCTGCGCCGACGCGGCCACCGTCGCATCCCTGGTGGCCGACGTGCTCGGCGGCCCCGTGCAGGGCAGCGCGGTCGCCGTCAACGGCGAGGTCGTGCCGCGCGCCGCCCACACGGCCACCCGCCTGAACGACGGCGACGTCGTCGAGATCGTCACGGCGGTGCAGGGTGGCTGA